From the Leptotrichia sp. oral taxon 223 genome, the window AATGCTAAAAAAGGAGTAGGACTTGGACTTTCAATTATAAAAGACATAATTTTGTTAAATGATGGGGAAATTTATCTGGAAAATAGAAAAGATGGAGTTGATGTAAGAATGTTGTTTAAAAAAATGGATTATGAAAATGAATAAATAAGGAAAAAACTCAAAAAAGCCGAATAGAAATTCGGCTGATTTTTTTGTATAATATATTCATGACATACATTATACAAGATAAACTGAAATATATTTTCAGTAACAACAATATTTTACTAAATTCCTTAAAATTTTGCAAGAAAAATAATATCGGCAATAGTTACCTTGAATATATTAAGCTTTCTATTGATAAATTCCTTGCCTGCAGGGATATTTCAAAAGGTTTTGTCAAGTTCAAATGTCCTCACTGTCCTGTTACACACCTGTTCCCTATTACTTGCAAGTCTAAGCTCTGTCCTTCTTGCGGTTACAGGTATTCTATGACATGGACTGAAAAGATTCAAAAACATATTCTCAATATTGAACACCGCCATGTCCTTTTTACTATCCCTCAAGAATGTAGAAAGTTCTTCTTTTATGACAGATCCCTTCTGTCAAAACTTTCTGCCGCTGTTAACCAGGTATTCAAGTTCATCTTTCACAATATCAGCAGGAAAAGAAAAAGAAAAAACAAAATTTCTGAACATTCCAAATATTACTTTACTGATTCCGATATTGTACATTACGGTCTCATTTCTGTCATTCATACTTTTGGCAGAGACCTGAAATGGAACCCTCATATTCATGCCATTGTTTCATTAGGAGGATTCAATAAAAATCTTAAGTTCAAGAAAATGAGATACTTCAACGTTGACACTATTGCCGGGCAATGGAAATACCACGTCCTTAAAATTATTGAAAACGGCAGCTATCCCAACAGGAAGATTGAGAAAGCCGCTAAAAATACTGCTACGAAGCTTTACAAGGAAAACAAAAGGTTTTTCTTTAACGTTGGCAATGGTGATATTAACAGCACAAAAGGTATTATCAAATATCTTGGACGATACCTTGCACGTTCTCCCATTGCTGAATACAAGATTACTGACATTACTGACAAGGAGGTTACTTTCTTTTTTAATGACCTGGCTAATGATAAAAAGAAAACTTACATTACTATGTCTTCTGAGAAATTTATTTCCCATATTTTAATTCATCTGCCCCCTAAGAACTTTAAGATGGTAAACCGCTACGGATTTTATTCAAGGCATATTTCTGAAAGGCTTAAAAAGACAATTGATGCTTTCAGGAAAAACATTGTCGTGTCAAGATATTCATTTTATCAAAGGCAGATGTACAAGACTTTCGGGATGAATCCTTTTTACTGTCCAGTATGCAAGGTTAAAATGATTGTATGGGAATTTTATCATTACAGATATCCGCCTCTCAAAAAATACTATTAATATTTTATTAATCCAACTAGGTTGGATATTTTGTCGTAGACATTTATATATTTATTTAACAAAAGAAGAGAAAAAGAGGCTGACGCCTCTTTTAAAATTATCAAATATATCAGTAAATGCCTAAAAAATATGAATTTAATTTCCTTATAAATAAAAAAGGCTATCTCAAAAAATATTTCGAGAAAGCCTATTTTTTTATAACTTCTAATAATTATATCTTCTTTGTTGACTTCTTTGCTGCTGATAATTAAATGATTCCAATTTCATGGAAATATTCTTTTCCTTTCCGTTTGATGCAACTTTCAAATTAACTGTTTCTCCAATTTTCTTAGCTGCAAGTTCTCCAATAAATGATCCAGCCGATGTTACAGGTTTTCCATTAATTTCAAGAATTATGTCATTTGCTTTTAGCCCATATTTCGCTGCTGGTGAATTTGGATAAACTTGCTGTACTAGAATACCTGTTGAATACGAAATTCTTCTTTCTCTTTTAATTTCCTGTGTCAAATCAAGTACAGAAATTCCAATATATGGACGTTCATACTTACCATTTTTTATTATAGAATCTCTTACATTTTCAGCCAAGTTTGACGGAATTGCAAAACTTAATCCGACACTTCCTCCGTTTGTGGAGTAAATCGCCGTATTTACACCGATAACGTCCCCGTTAATATTAAGAAGCGGTCCGCCACTATTTCCTTGGTTAATAGAAGCATCTGTCTGAATAAAGTTTTCAACTTGTTCAATTCCTAGCGAACTTCTTCCAGAAGCCCCGATTACTCCCACTGTCATCGAACTGTTTAGCCCTAACGGATTTCCAAATGCAATTGCCCAGTGTCCAATTTTTATATTGTCTGAATCAGCAAATTTCAACGGTTTAAAGGTTCTGTTTGCATTTACTTTTAAAATGGCAATATCCACTTCTGGTGATGTCCCGACTAATTTTGCCAAATATTCATGTCCGTCGGATAATTTTACATAAATTTCATCAGCCCCGTCAATAACGTGATTATTTGTCATCATATATCCGTCACTTGAAATTATGAATCCAGAACCCAAACTTCCAGATTCACGTCTTTGCTGTCTTCTTCCAGATGTTCCAAATAAAAACGCTTCAAGCGGATTATATGTTTCCACCACAATTGTTTTTTTAGTTCTTATGTTTACAACTGAATCCTTCGCCTTCTCGTAAACTGCCGAAAATGCATTTTGTGCACTGTACATATCCCCTGTTATATTCGTATTTTGAACAATTTGCTTGTTATGCAAAATATCTGTATCTTTGGAAACTGCCGCTGTTGCTGTAAGGGCAGCCGCCATAAATGATGTAGTTAAAACTCTTTTTAATTTCATAATTTTAAATTCTCCTCTTTCATAAAATTTCCTATTGTCTAATTTAAGTAATTTAATGTTAATTATTTTACTCCTCTTATCTTAGAAAAGGTGATATTCTTATTGTTTTTAATCTTAGTTCCTGCAAGTTTTATTAATAAAAGTTTCTTTATTTATATTTTTTATTCCTTTAACGAAATTGCGCTTAATATTCGTTTTGGCTAATCTAAAAAGCTGTACTAATAAACTTTGACAACTTTAAATAACCGTATTAAAATGTTCCTAATGAAAAAGCTCTTAAAAATATTTCCTTTATAACATCCAATACAATTAATCCTATAATTCCAGACATATCTAAATTCATATTTCCTATCGGAATTACGATTTTAAACAGTTTCAGGTAAGGTTCTGTAAATTTTCTTACCCATTGGAAAAGTGCCATTTGATTATACGGATCAATCCATGTTCCTAAAATATTTAATAAAATAAGAATAGTGTATAAATTAAACATTTTTAATATTACTTCAATAATATCCAAAATTGTACCTCCAAAAAATTTAACCTTGAAAAGCAATTCCAAGGTTTGATTTTTATTATTTGTTTAAAATATTTTTACATTTTAAAACATATTCAATTCCTGAAACTATAGTCAGTATTAGCGGAATTAGCAGTAGTATGTTGTTTATTGTAAAGCTGAAAGGTATTAGAATTATTAAAGTAAGTGCAACCATTTGAGTTGCAGTTTTCCATTTTCCAAGACTTTCAGCAGCTATTATTACACCTTCAGCAGCTACAATTGAACGAAGTCCAGTTATAAGCAGTTCCCTAAAAATTATTATTATTACGAACCAAAGGCTTATCTGATTAAATTTTGCAAGTGTTACCAGAGCCGAAATAACAAGAATTTTATCGGCTAATGGATCCAGCAGTTTTCCTAAATTCGTAATTAAATTGTATTTTCTTGCAATTTTTCCATCATAATAGTCTGTAATGGCAGCTCCCACAAAAATAATAGTCGCAAATATTCTCATTATTACAGCAATCGCTGTATTTTCAGAAAATTCCAGAGCCAAACTTAAAAAAATTACAAACGGAACAACTAGAATTATTCTTAATGTTGCCAATTTATTAGGTAAATTCATTTTCATTCTTCCCACACTCCTTGAATATATAGTAAAATCCTGAATTTAATTATAACAATGTCTTCATGCTTAAGTTAAATTTATCTTCACTTTCCATCGAGATTACTTTAACTCTTACATTTTGCCCTTCTTTTAAGGCATCTTCTGTTTTTTCCACTCTCTTGTTGCTTATTTCAGAAATATGTAAAAGCCCTTCTTTCCCTGGCAGCACTTCTACAAATGCACCAAATTTCATCAATTTTGTAACTTTTCCTTCATAAACCTCGTTCAATTCAACAGATTGCGTCTGTCTTTTTACAAGTTCCAATGCTTTTTTCATATTTTCCAAATCTTTTCCAAAAATCGAAACAGTTCCGTCATCTTCGATATCTATTGAAACTCCAGTTTCATCAATAATCGCTCTGATAACTTTTCCACCTGGCCCAATAAGTCCAGCAATTTTATCAGGGTTGATTTTAAGAATCTCAATTTTTGGTGCATTTTCAGAAACTTCCGCTCTTGGCTCACTAATTACAGCTTCCATTTTATCAATAATGAACAATCTTCCTTCCAATGCCTGTCTTAAAGCAATTTCCATTATTTCCCTTGTAATTCCCTCAATTTTTATATCCATCTGAATCGCAGTAATTCCATCCTTTGTCCCTGCAACTTTAAAGTCCATATCTCCTAAATGATCTTCAAGTCCCTGAATATCAGTAAGAACAGTAAATGTATCCCCTTCTTTTATAAGTCCCATTGCAATTCCTGCAACTGTTGACTTTATAGGCACTCCAGCCGCCATTAATGCAAGTGATCCTCCACAAATTGTAGCTTGGGATGAAGATCCGTTTGATTCTGTGATTTCAGAAACAAGTCTTACTGTATACGGGAATTTGTCCTGCTCCGGCATAACATATTTTAACGCTCTTTCAGCCAAGTTTCCGTGTCCCAGTTCACGACGTCCTGGTGCACGCATAAATCCAGCTTCTCCAACTGAATATGGCGGGAAATTATAATGCAGGAAGAATTTTTTACGTGTTTCATCTTCCATTCCATCAATAATTTGCTCATCTTCCTTACTTCCAAGTGTTGCAACAACCAATGCCTGAGTTTCCCCACGTGTGAATAATGCAGAACCGTGTGGCACTGGAAGTATGTCTATTTCCACATCAATTGGACGGATTTCAGTAGTTTGACGTCCATCAGCACGGTATTGCTTGTACAAAATGGCATTTCTGACAAGTCTTTTTTCCACATCCCTATAATATTTCTTAAAGTCTTTTTCAGCGTTTTCGTCAATTTCCCTTTCTTCATTTTCAAGTTTTTCAATGTATCTTTCAAAAAGTTCTATTTCCAAATTGTCAATTGCCTCATATTTTTCCAGTTTGCCTGGCGTCATAATCGCATTTTCAACTTCACTTTCAAAGCCATCAATAAATTCCTTGATTTCAGGCTCTACTTCCTTTTTCTCAAATTCATATTTCTGTACATCAAACTGTGCCAGAAACTTATCCTGTTCTGCACAAATTTCCTTAATTCTCTCATGCCCAAACATAATCGCTTCCAGCATTACTTCCTCAGAAACTTCCTTAGCTCCAGCCTCTACCATTGTTACGGCATCTTTTGTACCTGCAACTGATAATTGAATTTCACTTTCTAACAGCTGCTCCCCTGTAGGATTCAAGATGTATTCCCCGTTAATGTATCCAACTGTAACTCCAGCCACAGTTCCCGCAAACGGAATATCCGATAATCCCAAAGCGGCGGAAACACCAATTGTAGCAAGATTTTCAGGAAAATTCACTTCATCATAGGAAAGCACTGTAATTA encodes:
- a CDS encoding transposase; amino-acid sequence: MTYIIQDKLKYIFSNNNILLNSLKFCKKNNIGNSYLEYIKLSIDKFLACRDISKGFVKFKCPHCPVTHLFPITCKSKLCPSCGYRYSMTWTEKIQKHILNIEHRHVLFTIPQECRKFFFYDRSLLSKLSAAVNQVFKFIFHNISRKRKRKNKISEHSKYYFTDSDIVHYGLISVIHTFGRDLKWNPHIHAIVSLGGFNKNLKFKKMRYFNVDTIAGQWKYHVLKIIENGSYPNRKIEKAAKNTATKLYKENKRFFFNVGNGDINSTKGIIKYLGRYLARSPIAEYKITDITDKEVTFFFNDLANDKKKTYITMSSEKFISHILIHLPPKNFKMVNRYGFYSRHISERLKKTIDAFRKNIVVSRYSFYQRQMYKTFGMNPFYCPVCKVKMIVWEFYHYRYPPLKKYY
- a CDS encoding S1C family serine protease, which translates into the protein MKLKRVLTTSFMAAALTATAAVSKDTDILHNKQIVQNTNITGDMYSAQNAFSAVYEKAKDSVVNIRTKKTIVVETYNPLEAFLFGTSGRRQQRRESGSLGSGFIISSDGYMMTNNHVIDGADEIYVKLSDGHEYLAKLVGTSPEVDIAILKVNANRTFKPLKFADSDNIKIGHWAIAFGNPLGLNSSMTVGVIGASGRSSLGIEQVENFIQTDASINQGNSGGPLLNINGDVIGVNTAIYSTNGGSVGLSFAIPSNLAENVRDSIIKNGKYERPYIGISVLDLTQEIKRERRISYSTGILVQQVYPNSPAAKYGLKANDIILEINGKPVTSAGSFIGELAAKKIGETVNLKVASNGKEKNISMKLESFNYQQQRSQQRRYNY
- a CDS encoding YggT family protein — encoded protein: MDIIEVILKMFNLYTILILLNILGTWIDPYNQMALFQWVRKFTEPYLKLFKIVIPIGNMNLDMSGIIGLIVLDVIKEIFLRAFSLGTF
- the pgsA gene encoding CDP-diacylglycerol--glycerol-3-phosphate 3-phosphatidyltransferase; this translates as MNLPNKLATLRIILVVPFVIFLSLALEFSENTAIAVIMRIFATIIFVGAAITDYYDGKIARKYNLITNLGKLLDPLADKILVISALVTLAKFNQISLWFVIIIIFRELLITGLRSIVAAEGVIIAAESLGKWKTATQMVALTLIILIPFSFTINNILLLIPLILTIVSGIEYVLKCKNILNK
- the pnp gene encoding polyribonucleotide nucleotidyltransferase; translated protein: MFEEKIYGFNLGNQKIKISTGKIARQAGGSVVVQCGGTMLLVTATRSKEVKEGQDFFPLTVDYIEKFYASGKFPGGFIKRETKPGTDEVLISRLIDRPIRPLFPEGFLNSVHIVITVLSYDEVNFPENLATIGVSAALGLSDIPFAGTVAGVTVGYINGEYILNPTGEQLLESEIQLSVAGTKDAVTMVEAGAKEVSEEVMLEAIMFGHERIKEICAEQDKFLAQFDVQKYEFEKKEVEPEIKEFIDGFESEVENAIMTPGKLEKYEAIDNLEIELFERYIEKLENEEREIDENAEKDFKKYYRDVEKRLVRNAILYKQYRADGRQTTEIRPIDVEIDILPVPHGSALFTRGETQALVVATLGSKEDEQIIDGMEDETRKKFFLHYNFPPYSVGEAGFMRAPGRRELGHGNLAERALKYVMPEQDKFPYTVRLVSEITESNGSSSQATICGGSLALMAAGVPIKSTVAGIAMGLIKEGDTFTVLTDIQGLEDHLGDMDFKVAGTKDGITAIQMDIKIEGITREIMEIALRQALEGRLFIIDKMEAVISEPRAEVSENAPKIEILKINPDKIAGLIGPGGKVIRAIIDETGVSIDIEDDGTVSIFGKDLENMKKALELVKRQTQSVELNEVYEGKVTKLMKFGAFVEVLPGKEGLLHISEISNKRVEKTEDALKEGQNVRVKVISMESEDKFNLSMKTLL